From the genome of uncultured Bacteroides sp.:
ATCTTTAAAATAGAAAACGTCAATAATTTTGCGCATGGATGTAATTGTACTGGAGCGATGGGAAAAGGAATTGCATTACAATTCAGAAAGAGGTTCCCGCTTATGTATACGCAGTATAAAAATCTATGTGCTTCAGGGAATTTTCAATTAGGGGACGTATTTCTTTATCAATTTAATGAAGGATTTGTATTTAATTTAGCAACCCAATACTCTTGGAAAACAAAGGCTGATGAAAATGCGATTAGAACTTCTCTAACAAAAATGCTTGATATTGCGTGTGAATATAATATCAAGCAGATTGCTCTTCCCAAAATTGGAGCAGGCTTAGGAGGGTTAGATTGGTTGGAAGTTAAATTAATAATTGAAGATATTGCATCAAAATACAACGATATCAATCTTTTTGTGGTTGAAGATTTTGATGGCGATGTTTGATATAGCTTCTTAATAACTGAGATTCATTATTTCCGGTGTAAGTCTAATATCAATAGTCCGTTATAAATTCGTTTTAACTTAATAATACTTTGTGTCGCTATTACCGTATAATATATATATTAAGTTAGCCCAATTTATAACGAACTATTGTTTTAAGATTGAACCAAATAGTAATACAAAAACGGGGTTGTCCAAAGCTGGAACAATCCCATTTTTCTTCGGATCTTTATCTAAGACCGTTTTAAATATTCAATTCCCAGAAACTTTATTTTATTTTTAACCAGTCTATAAGTTCTTTTATAATTCAATAGGTTCGTACTTTAAACCAAAGGTTTCGGCTACTGCCGGATAAGTTACTTTACCTTTTATAATGTTCAATCCTTTAGCCAGACTCTTGTCTTCTTTGCAAGCCTGTTCCCATCCCTTATTTGCTAAAGCTAATACGTAAGGAAAAGTTGCATTTGTAAGAGCAAGTGTTGAAGTATAAGGAACTGCACCGGGAATGTTGGCTACACAATAGTGAGCTATACCGTCTACAATATATTGAGGATCTGTATGTGTAGTTGGGTGAGAAGTTTCAAAACATCCGCCCTGGTCAATAGCAACATCTACCATTAAACTACCTTTTCTGAGATATTTCAGCATTTCACGGGTTATTAAATGAGGAGCTTTTGCTCCGGGAATCAATACTGCACCAATAACCAGATCGGTTGTTGGAAGTTCCTCTTCAATATTATGAGGAGAAGAATAAAGTGTTTTCACATTGTGAGGCATAATTTCACTTAGATAGCGCAAACGTGGAAGTGATATATCGGCAATAACTACGTCGGCTCCCATGCCGGCAGCAAGGAATGCAGCATTACTACCCACAACTCCACCTCCAAGAACCAATACCTTTGCCGGCTTTACTCCCGGAACACCGCTTATCAGTAAGCCTTTGCCACCTTGTGGTCTTTCAAGAAATCTCGCACCTTCCTGAATTGCCATTCTACCAGCAACTTCAGACATAGGGATTAGTAAAGGTAAAGATCTGTCTTCCTTTTCTACAGTTTCGTATGCAATACAGACTGCTTTGCTGTCAATCATCGCATAAGTGAGTTCTTTTTCCGATGCAAAATGAAAATATGTAAATACTACCTGATTCGGTTTGATTAATTTATATTCAGGTTCAATAGGCTCTTTTACTTTAACAATCATCTCTGCTATTTCATAAACTTTTTCTATAGTGGATAGAATGTTTGCTCCAGCTGCTATATAAGCTTCGTCATCAAAGCCGCTATTAATTCCTGCATTGTGTTGCACGTATACGGGGTGGCCTCTTTTAATTAGTTCTTTTGCGCCACCTGGTGTGAGTGAGACCCTGTTCTCATTGTTTTTGATCTCTTTTGGAATTCCGATTATCATAATGATAGATTTTTGGGTTAAACATGACGAAAGATACGTTATTTTTTGATAAAGTGTTATTGTTTTCCCTTTTTTATTCAAATTTTATTTTCGACATTTTAGTCATTATCTATCAAAAAGATTGGTTGTATTTGTTTGTACTTACAAAATGTTTAGTAACTTTGCGCCCGAAAAATAAAATGGATTAGTTTTTGCATTTAATTGTTTCTAAATGTAATTTTGATAGCGGAAATAATTAATTCTTTAGTTGATTGCTTAATAGCTAAATAAGAAGAAATGAAAAAAAGATGGATTATTATGATGACGATTCTGGTCATCTTTTGTGTTATAGGAGTTTTTACTCCTGAAACTGCTGGAATATGGGAGCCCGACGCTAAAGTAAACTACACGGACGTAACATGGATTCTTACTGCAACAATTTTTGTATTAATGATGACTCCCGGATTATCGTTTTTTTATGGCGGTATGGTTCGTCAGAAAAATGTGATTTCCACAATTCTTCAAAGTTTCATTGCTATGGGGGTAATCAGTGTTCTTTGGGTTGTATTTGGATTTAGTTTGGCTTTTGGAAACGATATAGGAGGTTTTGTAGGTAACCCTGCTACTTTTTTCATGTTTAATGGAGTGGGTGCAAAGACTAATGCACTTTTAAGCCCTACAATTCCTCTGGCATTATATGCTTTGTTTCAAATGAAATTTGCTATAATAACGCCTTCATTGATTACCGGTTCATTTGCAGAACGCGTACGTTTCTCAGCGTATATGGTATTTATGATTTTATTTTGCATTTTTGTTTATTGCCCTTTGGCTCACTGGACATGGCATCCTGATGGTTTCTTGCGTCAACTAGGTGTAGTCGATTTTGCCGGTGGTATTGTGGTTCATGCTTCTTCGGGTGTTGCTGCATTTACAGGAGCAATATTCCTGGGAAGACGCTGCGACAGGGGAGGAGACAGAACTCCTGCAAATATTGCACTGGTTATTTTGGGCGCATCAATGCTTTGGTTAGGTTGGTTTGGTTTCAATGCCGGATCTTCACTTGCTGCTAATGGAGTAGCTGTGAAAGCATTCTTAAATACAAATACCGCTTCGGCAACAGCAATGCTTGCCTGGGTGTTCTTTGATAGCCTTCGTGGACGTAAACCTTCTGCAATGGGAGCTGCTATCGGAGCTGTGGTTGGTATGGTTGCAATTACTCCTTCTGCCGGTTATGTAACAGTAGGTCAAAGTATGTTTATTGCTTTAATTACAACAATTGTTTGTAATGTGGCTGTTCACTGGAAAAATTACAATTCTGTTGATGATGCTTTGGATGTATTTCCTACTCACGGTGTAGGAGGTATAACAGGTACTATTCTTACCGGTGTTTTTGTTAACGGCTTAGTTGCAGGAAACATTCATGTTTTTCTGATACATCTTTTGGCTGTAGTTATTGTATGTGTTTACACATTTGTGGTAACTTACGCTCTTTACTGGATTACAGATAGAATGATACCAATGCGAGTATCTGTTAAAAGCGAACACATTGGACTGGACATCAGTCAGCATGATGAATCGTATGGAATTCGTTTTGGTGAAAGAGAATTGGCAGAATACTTAGACGTGGAAAAGGCTGAAGATAAATAAGTATCTTGTTATTTATTCGTGATAGATTAATAAATCGTAGTGCAAAAGACTGAAAGTCTTTGTACAAAAGAAAATCTCCTGTACAGAACTAATAATTCTGTGCAGGAGATTTTTTATGCTATATCATCTAAATATCTATTAGTTGTTTTATTATTATCTTTTTGTGCTAAAGGTTAAAGAATAGAACCTGACAATGAAATAAATTAGTTGCACAGATTTTTAAGAGCCTTATTTATTTCCGGATACTGAAATGAATATCCATAATTCAATAACTTATAAGGAAATACTTTTTGTCCTTTCGTGAGAATTGATGCACCTTCGCCATACATAATTTTAAAAATGACAGATGGTATGCGGAAGCATGCCGGCTTATGAGCTATCTTTGCTAAAGAATAGGTAAATATAAGATTGTCGCACATCTGAGGAGCGGTGCAATGAATAATACCTTTTATCTTTTTTGTTGTTATTATAGTCCAGAATATATTCATTAAATCGTCAATGTGTATCCAGGAAAAACCTTGACTGCCAGATGCTATCCTTCCTCCAATAAACAAACGAAACGGTAGATACATTTTAGGAAAAGCTCCTCCGTCTTTACTTAGAACAACACCAAGTCGAGGAACAACTAAACGTACGTCCGGAGATACCTTTTTGGCTTCAGCTTCCCAGTCTTTACAAACACCGGCTAAGAAGCCGTTATCATAATTCCCGTCTCTTTCGCTCCATATCTCTTTATCGGGATATATTCCAACTGCAGAAATAGATATAAAAGCTTCTGGCTTAGTCGCTAATTCATTGATTACCTGTACTAAATATCTGGTCGTTTTTATTCTGCTATCTCTTATTTTTTGTTTATTTTCTTTAGTCCAACGACTATTAATTGAAGCTCCAGCCAGATTAATAACCGCATCACAACCGTTTAAAAGAGATATTAACTTCGATTTATTATCAGGAAGATAATGCTCTCTTTTCACTGCATGTACTTCTACACCTTTATTCATAAGAAAATCACTAAGATGCTTTCCTATAAATCCTGTACTCCCTGTAATTGCAACCTTCATAAAATTAGTTATTTGCTTTATGAAATAATAACGTTTAAAGTATCAATTATGTTGTTTATTAGCGATTAATATTTATAATGATTGTGTGCTTTGAATAAAAATCCGTAAGTTTGCATCTCTTGAAAATAGTATTAGTTTTAATGAAAAGATATATAATTGCTCTGATGTTGTTAAGTGAGTTTTCACTATCAGCACGTGAAGCAAAAAAGGCTGTATTTGTAAATCCACTTAACATACCTATTGTTCTGAGTGGTAATTTCGGAGAGTTGAGAGCAAACCATTTTCATGGTGGATTAGATTTTAAAACAAAACAGGTTACAGGATTACCTGTTTATAGCATAGCAGATGGGTACGTATCCCAGATAAATGTTTCTTTGGGATCGGGTTACATGCTTCATGTGAGACATAAAAATGGATATACCTCTATTTATCGTCACATGCTTGGCTTTGTGCATTTACTGGCAAATTATACTGAAAAATATCAGTATGAACATGAGCTGGACGAAGTAACTATCGATCTTCCTCCTGACGAATTTCCGGTAAAGGCTGGTCAGCAGATAGGATGGAGCGGTAATGAAGGATATTCTTTTGGTCCACATTTACATATGGACCTTATTGATACAGAATCGGGTGATTTTGTCGATCCTTTGCAGTTCTATGCCAGTATGGTTAAAGATACCAAACCGCCCAGAGCTGAAAGTATTATGTTGTTTCCACAATCGGGAAAGGGAGTGGTGAATAGCCGCCAAGCTAATTTCTCATTTCCCCCTTACGGAAATAGGGTAATTGAAGCCTGGGGAGAGATTGGTGCCGGAATCAGGGCTCATGATTATATGGACAATGTGTCTAATCATTACGGAGTACATTCTGTAACGCTATTTGTGGATGGAAAAGAAGTTTGCAGTAGCAATATGGATTATTTCTCGGCATACGAAAACCGCATGGTTAATTCATGGGCGTATGCAGGATATATGAAATCATTCCGTGATCCGGGTAATAAGCTTCGTTTTTTACATACCGGAGATGATAGAGGTATTGTGCAGATCAATGAAGAACGCGATTATAAATTTATGTTTGTACTGAAAGATGTATTTGGAAACTCGTCCAATTATACATTTACAGTTCGTGGAAAGAAACAGGAAATTCCTGAAGCTGTAGTTAAAAGTAAGTACATACTGAAATGGGATGAACTGAATGTTTTGAATAAACCGGGTGTGCAACTGATAGTTCCTGCCGGAATGGTATATAAGGATGAACCTGTAAACTTTGAAACATTTGATGTTCCGGGAGCCATTTCCTTAGATTGCCAGTTACATAATGTACCATTACCACTTCATGCACCTTGCGAATTGGAAATCGGTATTCGTAATATGATCAAGCAAGATACGAAAAAGTACTATATAGCTCAGAAAATAGGTAATGGATACAAATATGTAGGTGGAGTATATAACAATGGATATATTTGTGCTGATATAAAAGATCTTGGCACATATACAGTTAAAATAGACACAATTCGTCCAAGAATAGCTCCGGTAGGGAAAAACTATTGGTCTAAAGCCGGGATTGTATCTTTTTCTATTCGTGATAACGAAACAGGCATCAAGTATTATAAAGGCAGAATTGATGGTAAATTTGCTCTTTTTCATCTGAAATTAATGAATTCTCGTTTGAGTTGCAGACTCGATTCCAGAAAAATTCAAAAAGGAATTCAGCACGATGTAGAAATACTTGTAATAGATAATTGTGGTAATGCTTCGGTTTATCGCGACTCATTTAAATGGTAGTAATAATTAAAATAACAATATATGAATAAACGACTTATAACCTTTGCTTTCTTACTGTTTGCATTGTTTGCTAAAACCTTAGCATGTACAAATCTTATTGTAGGAAAAAATGCTTCAACAGATGGTTCAACCATTGTTTCTTATTCAGCCGACTCTTATGGTATGTTTGGTTATCTATGTCATTACCCTTCCGGAACCTTTGCTAAAGGAACCATGCTGAATATTAACGAATGGGATACCGGTAAGTATTTAGGGCAAATAGAACAAGCCAAAAAAACATATAATGTAATTGGTAATATGAACGAGTTTCAGTTAACAATTGCAGAAACAACCTTTGGTGGTCGTGAAGAGTTGGTAGATTCAACAGGGATTATTGATTATGGAAGTCTTATTTACATAACTCTTCAAAGAGCGCATACTGCCAGAGAGGCTATTCAGACAATGGATAAGCTGGTTCAGGAATATGGATATTATAGCAGTGGCGAATCTTTTACCATTGCCGATCCAAATGAAGTATGGATTATGGATATGGTTGGAAAAGGTCCCGGCATTCGTGGTGCAGTTTGGGTAGCAGTACGCATACCGGACGATTGTATTGCAGCTCATGCTAACCAATCTCGTATTCATCAGTTTAATATGGATGATAAGGAAAACTGCATGTATTCTTCTGATGTAATTTCATTTGCCCGTGAGAAAAAGTACTTTAACGGTGTGAATAAAGACTTTAGTTTTGCAGATGCTTATGCTCCGCTTGATTTTAGTGCACGTCGTTTTTGCGAAGCCAGAGTATGGAGCTTCTACCGCATGTTTAATCCCGAAATGGAATCATATTTAGGATATATTCAGGGAACTAGCAAAGAACCGATGCCTCTTTACATTAAACCAGCCAAAAAACTGTCAGTACAAGATATAAAGAATGCAATGCGCGATCATTACGAAGGTACTCCACTCGATTTAACAAAAGATTTAGGAGCTGGTCCATATAAAAGTCCGTATCGCCTTTCTCCGCTAACATATAAGGTTGGCGATCAGGAATATTTTAACGAACGACCAATCTCTACTCAACAAACAGGATTCACTTTTGTTGCTCAGATGAGAGCTGATAAGCCAGATGCAATTGGTGGTGTGTTATGGTTTGGTATGGATGATGCAAATATGACAGTTTACACTCCGGTATATTGTTGTACAGATAAAGTGCCTGAATGTTATGCTCAGGGAAAAGGCGATTATATTACCTTCTCATGGGACTCTTCATTCTGGATATTTAACTGGGTTGCAAATATGATTTATCCTCGTTATAGTCTGATGATTGACGATTTACGCTCCACTCAAAAAGAAATGGAAAGCGGATTCAATATGTCACAAGATGCAATTGAAGCTACTGCAGCCAAAATGTACGAAACAGATCCTGCAAAGGCAAAAGCATTTCTTACAAATTACACAAACATGTCTGCTCAGAATACTTTTGAAACATGGAAACATCTGGGTGAATTCCTTATTGTGAAATACAATGACGGAGTTGTGAAGCGTATGAAAAATGGTAAGTTCGAACGTAACTCAATTGGACAGCCAGCACCGGTAATGCGTCCTGGATATCCGAAAGATTTTCTTGAAGAGGTTGTTAAGGCTACTGGAGATCGTTATAAAGTGACACAATAGACCTATAATGAGACAAAAAGGTTTGTTGGAAATGTGTAAAATATAAGTGAAATTTGTTATTTTTGTGCCGATCTTTGTATCAGGAATACACAAAACAATTTAAATAAACAATCGTATGGATAATCAAGAATTGATAAAATTCGTATCAGAGAAAGCTAATAAATGGCTCGCTCCCGCTTATGATGCAGAAACTCAGGCAGAGGTTAAAAGAATGCTTGAAAATGAAGATAAAACAGAACTGATCGAATCATTCTATAAAGACCTGGAATTTGGAACAGGTGGTTTACGTGGTATAATGGGAGTAGGTAGTAACCGTATGAACATTTATACTGTTGGAGCTGCAACTCAGGGTTTATCTAACTATCTGAATAAATCTTTCAAGGAATTAAAGCAAATATCTGTAGTTATTGGTCACGATAGTCGTAACAACAGCCGTAAATTTGCAGAAATCTCTGCGAATATCTTTTCAGCAAACGGAATAAAGGTTTATCTGTTTGAAGACCTTCGTCCAACTCCTGAAATGTCTTTCACTATCCGTCATTTAGGTTGCCAGAGTGGTATTATTCTTACAGCTTCTCACAACCCAAAAGAATACAACGGTTATAAAGCATACTGGGATGATGGCGCACAGGTACTTGCACCTCACGATTCAGGTATTATTGATGAAGTAAATAAAGTATCTTCTGCTGCCGATATTAAGTTCGAAGGCAACCCTGCGCTAATTGAAATTATTGGCGAAGATATTGATAAAGCATATTTAGATAAGGTAAAGACAGTATCAATTGATCCTGAAGTTATTGCTCGTCATAACGATTTGAAGATTGTCTATACTCCAATTCACGGAACAGGTGTACGTATTATACCACGTTCTTTGAAAATGTGGGGCTTTACTAATGTAATTCCGGTGCCAGAACAAAATGTGATTAGTGGTGATTTCCCAACAGTGAAGTCTCCTAATCCAGAAGAACCTGCAGCATTGTCAATGGCAATAGAAAAAGCTAAAGAAACAGATGCCGATTTAGTTATGGCTTCCGATCCTGATGCCGACCGTGTAGGTATTTCCTGCAAGGACGACAAAGGTGAATGGGTATTGATTAATGGTAACCAGACTTGTCTGATGTATTTATATTACATCATCACTCAATACAAAGCTTTGAATAAAATCAAAGGAGATGAATTCGTAGTGAAGACAATTGTTACTACAGAATTGATCAAGACTATTGCAGACCGCAATAAGATTGAAATGCTTGATTGTTACACCGGTTTTAAATGGATTGCACGCGAAATTCGTTTGGCTGAAGGCAAGAAAACATACATTGGTGGTGGAGAAGAAAGCTACGGATTCCTTGCCGAAGATTTCTGCCGTGATAAAGATGCTGTTTCTGCTTGCTGTTTAATTGCTGAGGTTGCTGCCTGGGCAAAAGATAATGGCAAAACTTTGTATCAATTGCTTCAGGATATCTATGTAGAATACGGATTCTCAAAAGAAAAAGGTGTTTCTGTAGTGAAACAAGGTAAGAGTGGAGCAGAAGAAATCAAGCAAATGATGACTGATTTCCGCAACAATCCTCCTAAAGAAATGGCTGGTTCTAAGATTGTTCTTTATAAGGACTTCCAGGCTTTACAGCAGACTGATGCTTTAACCGGAGAAAAATCAGCATTGGATATGCCTGAATCTTCTAATGTATTACAATACTTCACTGAAGATGGTAGTAAAGTTTCTATCCGTCCTTCAGGTACAGAACCTAAGATTAAGTTCTACATAGAGGTTAAAGGCGATATTAAATCACGTGCAGATTATGATAAATCAAATGCTGCCGCTGACGAAAAGATTAAAGCCGTTATGACTTCTCTTGGAATCTAATAAGAAATTATATCTCACAAAAAAAAGCTGTTTCAGTAATGAGACAGCTTTTTTTGCTATAAGTACTTTTTAAGAAGTTATTTTTTGCTACTGTAATTGCATTCACTAAAAGTTCGGTTTTCATCTCCCTGTTCCTGAGATACCAATATGGAATTCTCGAAATGAAATACTGTATTTATCATATACCATGTTTGTATATACAACTGCTCTTTGTAATACAGGTCTTCGTGCAAAACCTTATCCTTATCGAAATAGAAACCAGTCTTATAAGGTTTCCCGAAAAGAGAGATAAAGTCAGCTTTGCTCATACCGGGTTTTACCTTATCACTAATTACAAACATACTTTTCGTATAATCTTTTGAAACGAATGAACCTTTATTCTCTGTCTGTGTAGTTATACAACTGGATAGTGATAAAGATACTAATAGAAGTAAAAAGATCTTTTTCATTTTATACCGTCTTTATATTAATATATAAGGTTGTAGACCAGCCATTAGTCCATTGCCGAAGCGTCAAAAGAGAGTGGAAGCAGACTTCCAATTCCTTCTACAATGTAAATGCATTCCTTTCCATAAAGTAAAATACGAATGGAATTACCAAAACGTTTCTCTGTTTCCAGAATAACCTGCCGGCAAGCACCGCACGGAGGAATAGGAGTATCTATAAAATCACGTTCCGTACGGGCAGCAATAGCCAGAGTCTTTACTGCAGATTCCGGATATTGAGAGTTTGCATAGAACAACGTAGTGCGTTCGGCACAGAGTCCGGAAGGGTAGGCTGCATTCTCCTGATTATTACCGGTAACAGTAATTCCATTATCGAGTAAAGCTGCAGCACCTACTGAAAACTTTGAATAAGGAGCGTAACTACGCTTCGTTGCTTCAATTGATTGATCAATCAGCTTTTTATCTTCATCGGAAAGTTCATCGTATTGGCAAACTTTTATAATAGATTTGATCGTCAGATCTTTCATAATTATACGGGTTTTATTGGTTTTAATAACAAAGTTAATAAAAGAGATTGGTAAATTCGATTATTTTTATGACTTTTGTGCTCAGTAACAGATAAAATATATAGTATGAAATTTTCCCGATTGATTTTTGCTTCTGTATTGTTGGTTTGCTCAACTTTAGCTCAGGCTCAATATAGAAATCCGAAATATGTGGCTTATGTCAAGCAATACAGTGACTTGGCTA
Proteins encoded in this window:
- a CDS encoding macro domain-containing protein, which produces MVIYIRRGNIFKIENVNNFAHGCNCTGAMGKGIALQFRKRFPLMYTQYKNLCASGNFQLGDVFLYQFNEGFVFNLATQYSWKTKADENAIRTSLTKMLDIACEYNIKQIALPKIGAGLGGLDWLEVKLIIEDIASKYNDINLFVVEDFDGDV
- the ald gene encoding alanine dehydrogenase, with the translated sequence MIIGIPKEIKNNENRVSLTPGGAKELIKRGHPVYVQHNAGINSGFDDEAYIAAGANILSTIEKVYEIAEMIVKVKEPIEPEYKLIKPNQVVFTYFHFASEKELTYAMIDSKAVCIAYETVEKEDRSLPLLIPMSEVAGRMAIQEGARFLERPQGGKGLLISGVPGVKPAKVLVLGGGVVGSNAAFLAAGMGADVVIADISLPRLRYLSEIMPHNVKTLYSSPHNIEEELPTTDLVIGAVLIPGAKAPHLITREMLKYLRKGSLMVDVAIDQGGCFETSHPTTHTDPQYIVDGIAHYCVANIPGAVPYTSTLALTNATFPYVLALANKGWEQACKEDKSLAKGLNIIKGKVTYPAVAETFGLKYEPIEL
- a CDS encoding ammonium transporter — translated: MKKRWIIMMTILVIFCVIGVFTPETAGIWEPDAKVNYTDVTWILTATIFVLMMTPGLSFFYGGMVRQKNVISTILQSFIAMGVISVLWVVFGFSLAFGNDIGGFVGNPATFFMFNGVGAKTNALLSPTIPLALYALFQMKFAIITPSLITGSFAERVRFSAYMVFMILFCIFVYCPLAHWTWHPDGFLRQLGVVDFAGGIVVHASSGVAAFTGAIFLGRRCDRGGDRTPANIALVILGASMLWLGWFGFNAGSSLAANGVAVKAFLNTNTASATAMLAWVFFDSLRGRKPSAMGAAIGAVVGMVAITPSAGYVTVGQSMFIALITTIVCNVAVHWKNYNSVDDALDVFPTHGVGGITGTILTGVFVNGLVAGNIHVFLIHLLAVVIVCVYTFVVTYALYWITDRMIPMRVSVKSEHIGLDISQHDESYGIRFGERELAEYLDVEKAEDK
- a CDS encoding TIGR01777 family oxidoreductase codes for the protein MKVAITGSTGFIGKHLSDFLMNKGVEVHAVKREHYLPDNKSKLISLLNGCDAVINLAGASINSRWTKENKQKIRDSRIKTTRYLVQVINELATKPEAFISISAVGIYPDKEIWSERDGNYDNGFLAGVCKDWEAEAKKVSPDVRLVVPRLGVVLSKDGGAFPKMYLPFRLFIGGRIASGSQGFSWIHIDDLMNIFWTIITTKKIKGIIHCTAPQMCDNLIFTYSLAKIAHKPACFRIPSVIFKIMYGEGASILTKGQKVFPYKLLNYGYSFQYPEINKALKNLCN
- a CDS encoding M23 family metallopeptidase, with protein sequence MKRYIIALMLLSEFSLSAREAKKAVFVNPLNIPIVLSGNFGELRANHFHGGLDFKTKQVTGLPVYSIADGYVSQINVSLGSGYMLHVRHKNGYTSIYRHMLGFVHLLANYTEKYQYEHELDEVTIDLPPDEFPVKAGQQIGWSGNEGYSFGPHLHMDLIDTESGDFVDPLQFYASMVKDTKPPRAESIMLFPQSGKGVVNSRQANFSFPPYGNRVIEAWGEIGAGIRAHDYMDNVSNHYGVHSVTLFVDGKEVCSSNMDYFSAYENRMVNSWAYAGYMKSFRDPGNKLRFLHTGDDRGIVQINEERDYKFMFVLKDVFGNSSNYTFTVRGKKQEIPEAVVKSKYILKWDELNVLNKPGVQLIVPAGMVYKDEPVNFETFDVPGAISLDCQLHNVPLPLHAPCELEIGIRNMIKQDTKKYYIAQKIGNGYKYVGGVYNNGYICADIKDLGTYTVKIDTIRPRIAPVGKNYWSKAGIVSFSIRDNETGIKYYKGRIDGKFALFHLKLMNSRLSCRLDSRKIQKGIQHDVEILVIDNCGNASVYRDSFKW
- a CDS encoding C69 family dipeptidase → MNKRLITFAFLLFALFAKTLACTNLIVGKNASTDGSTIVSYSADSYGMFGYLCHYPSGTFAKGTMLNINEWDTGKYLGQIEQAKKTYNVIGNMNEFQLTIAETTFGGREELVDSTGIIDYGSLIYITLQRAHTAREAIQTMDKLVQEYGYYSSGESFTIADPNEVWIMDMVGKGPGIRGAVWVAVRIPDDCIAAHANQSRIHQFNMDDKENCMYSSDVISFAREKKYFNGVNKDFSFADAYAPLDFSARRFCEARVWSFYRMFNPEMESYLGYIQGTSKEPMPLYIKPAKKLSVQDIKNAMRDHYEGTPLDLTKDLGAGPYKSPYRLSPLTYKVGDQEYFNERPISTQQTGFTFVAQMRADKPDAIGGVLWFGMDDANMTVYTPVYCCTDKVPECYAQGKGDYITFSWDSSFWIFNWVANMIYPRYSLMIDDLRSTQKEMESGFNMSQDAIEATAAKMYETDPAKAKAFLTNYTNMSAQNTFETWKHLGEFLIVKYNDGVVKRMKNGKFERNSIGQPAPVMRPGYPKDFLEEVVKATGDRYKVTQ
- a CDS encoding phospho-sugar mutase, yielding MDNQELIKFVSEKANKWLAPAYDAETQAEVKRMLENEDKTELIESFYKDLEFGTGGLRGIMGVGSNRMNIYTVGAATQGLSNYLNKSFKELKQISVVIGHDSRNNSRKFAEISANIFSANGIKVYLFEDLRPTPEMSFTIRHLGCQSGIILTASHNPKEYNGYKAYWDDGAQVLAPHDSGIIDEVNKVSSAADIKFEGNPALIEIIGEDIDKAYLDKVKTVSIDPEVIARHNDLKIVYTPIHGTGVRIIPRSLKMWGFTNVIPVPEQNVISGDFPTVKSPNPEEPAALSMAIEKAKETDADLVMASDPDADRVGISCKDDKGEWVLINGNQTCLMYLYYIITQYKALNKIKGDEFVVKTIVTTELIKTIADRNKIEMLDCYTGFKWIAREIRLAEGKKTYIGGGEESYGFLAEDFCRDKDAVSACCLIAEVAAWAKDNGKTLYQLLQDIYVEYGFSKEKGVSVVKQGKSGAEEIKQMMTDFRNNPPKEMAGSKIVLYKDFQALQQTDALTGEKSALDMPESSNVLQYFTEDGSKVSIRPSGTEPKIKFYIEVKGDIKSRADYDKSNAAADEKIKAVMTSLGI
- a CDS encoding cytidine deaminase, with the protein product MKDLTIKSIIKVCQYDELSDEDKKLIDQSIEATKRSYAPYSKFSVGAAALLDNGITVTGNNQENAAYPSGLCAERTTLFYANSQYPESAVKTLAIAARTERDFIDTPIPPCGACRQVILETEKRFGNSIRILLYGKECIYIVEGIGSLLPLSFDASAMD